From the genome of Gracilibacillus salitolerans, one region includes:
- a CDS encoding IucA/IucC family C-terminal-domain containing protein, translated as MEKLIYDLRNFKIEYNVMNGVPVKDLLQEPICQQFLQQQMKNWHAPHIVVAASMFAKRYAQMVVSSTLFSLVHYQIVLCLTVDKVVYGDDHTLQIPLDDIHVLQINDEMREKQYEKLFRQLFAEQIKPLFEVLQKVTKIKSSVLWENVAVRINSVYQKLLAQDLTDRQKKQIYQDFFYLNNANGAIFGLKENPISHYIKIGQELENNPCRETCCLFHKLEKKKEALTYCQVCPLPKK; from the coding sequence ATGGAGAAACTTATATATGATTTAAGAAACTTTAAAATAGAGTACAATGTGATGAACGGTGTGCCGGTTAAGGATTTATTACAAGAACCCATCTGTCAACAATTCTTGCAACAACAAATGAAGAATTGGCATGCACCACATATCGTAGTAGCTGCTTCCATGTTTGCCAAGCGTTATGCGCAAATGGTTGTATCTTCTACTCTATTTAGCCTTGTTCACTATCAAATAGTCCTTTGTTTAACTGTCGATAAGGTAGTATATGGGGATGATCATACGTTACAAATTCCATTAGATGACATCCATGTACTACAGATTAATGATGAAATGAGGGAGAAGCAATACGAAAAGCTATTCCGTCAGTTATTTGCGGAACAAATCAAACCATTGTTTGAGGTACTGCAAAAAGTAACGAAGATCAAATCCTCTGTGTTATGGGAGAATGTGGCTGTCCGGATAAATTCTGTTTATCAGAAATTATTAGCACAAGATTTGACGGACAGGCAAAAAAAACAAATCTATCAGGATTTTTTCTATTTAAACAATGCAAATGGCGCTATTTTTGGCTTAAAAGAAAATCCGATTAGTCATTATATAAAAATAGGCCAGGAGTTAGAAAATAACCCTTGTCGTGAAACTTGCTGCTTATTTCATAAATTGGAAAAAAAGAAAGAAGCCTTAACTTACTGTCAAGTGTGCCCGTTACCAAAAAAGTAA
- a CDS encoding FecCD family ABC transporter permease, whose amino-acid sequence MKQILHSIYQNTIAVYILLCFLLLIVTIMSLSIGSSYIPVPEILKYLLGLADGEYEFTINVLRLPRLLLAFLVGAALSVSGLILQSIIRNPLASPDIIGITAGGSVGAMLFIVYIMGTISIHWLPLAAILGAMSIAIIVYGLAWNNGVTPIRLVLIGIGVSAAMNAVITLLIVVSETTVTTKAYLWLTGSLYGATEQDVYGLLPWVLIFIPLTFLLAKTIGVLELGDSLATSLGVNVQLIRFTLLFISVALAGSAVAFAGGIGFIGLIAPHIAKKLVGFTFHSLVPIAALVGGLMVMIADLIARTAFLPLDIPAGVLTAGIGAPFFIYLLYRNRHI is encoded by the coding sequence ATGAAACAGATCCTTCATTCAATTTACCAAAATACGATAGCGGTATATATTCTATTGTGTTTTTTACTGCTTATTGTCACGATTATGAGTCTGTCGATAGGTAGTTCTTACATACCAGTTCCAGAAATCTTAAAATATTTACTAGGATTAGCAGATGGAGAATATGAATTCACCATTAATGTACTGAGGCTTCCAAGGCTATTACTTGCTTTCTTAGTAGGTGCTGCATTAAGTGTCTCAGGCTTGATCTTACAATCGATAATTCGCAATCCTTTGGCATCTCCAGACATTATTGGGATTACAGCTGGTGGTTCTGTAGGAGCCATGCTTTTTATCGTTTATATAATGGGTACTATTTCGATTCATTGGTTACCTTTAGCGGCCATTCTTGGTGCTATGTCTATTGCGATTATTGTCTATGGACTGGCATGGAATAATGGAGTGACCCCTATACGACTTGTATTAATTGGAATTGGAGTATCTGCGGCGATGAATGCAGTTATCACCTTATTAATTGTGGTTAGCGAAACAACTGTTACGACAAAGGCATACCTATGGTTAACGGGCAGTTTATATGGGGCAACGGAACAAGATGTATATGGATTACTCCCATGGGTGTTAATTTTTATACCACTTACTTTTTTATTAGCCAAGACTATTGGTGTGTTAGAGTTAGGCGATTCGCTTGCTACAAGTTTGGGAGTCAATGTTCAGCTAATACGATTTACCTTATTGTTTATTAGTGTTGCTTTAGCTGGTTCAGCAGTTGCCTTTGCTGGAGGAATCGGCTTTATAGGTCTCATTGCACCGCATATTGCAAAGAAGCTTGTGGGTTTCACCTTTCATTCCCTTGTGCCAATAGCAGCATTAGTGGGTGGTCTAATGGTGATGATTGCAGATTTGATTGCTCGCACTGCTTTTTTACCATTAGATATACCTGCTGGTGTGTTGACTGCAGGGATTGGTGCTCCTTTTTTTATATATTTACTTTATCGGAATCGACATATCTAA
- a CDS encoding FecCD family ABC transporter permease, giving the protein MQITPKKTKQKWIVFIVSFLIFIVAFILSISLGQRQIALSTTLDAIFYYDESVTEHIIVVTSRLTRAVIATVIGTSLAMAGAMMQALTRNPLAAPDILGINAGAIFFIVLAITLFSVDSLVHYMWIAFIGAAIAALCVYFLGTIGTRGLSPIRIVLSGAAVSALFVSFTQALLVIDEQRIQSILFWLAGSVAGRSMDMLLPIFPFILCGVLLALLLGGSINILLSGEDVAKGLGQKIILLKILIGVVVVLLAGGSVAIGGSIGFIGLIVPHMVRGLVGPDYRWILPVSAFIGAGLLLLADVVARFLIMPQEVPVGVMTALIGTPFFIYIARRGLS; this is encoded by the coding sequence ATGCAAATTACCCCGAAAAAGACAAAACAAAAATGGATAGTGTTTATCGTTAGTTTTTTAATTTTTATTGTAGCATTTATATTAAGTATTTCACTTGGTCAGAGGCAGATTGCTTTGTCTACTACACTTGATGCTATTTTTTATTATGATGAATCTGTAACAGAGCATATTATTGTGGTGACATCACGTTTAACACGAGCAGTTATAGCAACCGTAATAGGGACTAGTCTAGCAATGGCTGGAGCTATGATGCAGGCACTCACTCGTAATCCGCTAGCAGCACCAGATATACTCGGTATTAACGCAGGAGCTATCTTCTTTATTGTATTAGCTATTACTCTCTTTTCGGTGGATTCCTTAGTGCACTACATGTGGATAGCCTTTATTGGTGCAGCCATTGCAGCATTATGTGTGTATTTTTTAGGAACGATTGGAACTAGAGGACTCTCTCCCATTAGAATTGTACTTTCCGGTGCAGCTGTCTCGGCATTGTTCGTTTCCTTTACACAAGCATTGCTTGTTATTGATGAACAAAGAATTCAAAGCATTTTATTTTGGTTAGCTGGATCTGTTGCGGGTAGAAGTATGGATATGCTCTTACCTATTTTTCCTTTTATCCTTTGCGGTGTATTGCTAGCACTTTTGTTAGGGGGCTCAATCAATATTCTTTTGTCTGGAGAAGATGTGGCAAAAGGGCTAGGCCAAAAAATCATCTTATTAAAGATTTTGATTGGTGTGGTAGTCGTGTTATTAGCAGGTGGATCTGTAGCTATTGGAGGTTCGATTGGTTTTATAGGATTAATTGTTCCACATATGGTAAGAGGTTTAGTAGGTCCTGATTATCGCTGGATACTTCCAGTTAGTGCGTTTATAGGAGCAGGGTTATTATTGTTGGCAGATGTAGTTGCTCGTTTTTTGATTATGCCTCAAGAAGTTCCCGTAGGTGTGATGACAGCATTGATTGGTACACCATTCTTTATTTATATTGCACGCAGGGGGCTATCCTGA
- a CDS encoding ABC transporter substrate-binding protein produces the protein MKYTHSKSTFFIGILCLFMFFVLIGCGQSDEQTSAEEQDEESNGGGQETENQEPLEVSHALGTTTIEEKPERIVTLYQGATDAAVAFGITPVGIVESWREQPIYEYLRDDLKDIPIVGQETQPNLEEIHQLDPDLIIASQLRHEEIYDQLSAIAPTVMHETVFEFKETVELMGEAMMEEDKASELLNAWDDRVANLQDKLETTYGDQWPYHVSVLNFRADHARIYVTGFAGSILDELGFEGPKELTDDSQAVLKLTDKESITEMNADVFYLFMDDEEAVQKTYQEWTEHPLWDELDAAKTDQIHRVDEVIWNMGGGIIAANLMLDDISDRLEIQE, from the coding sequence ATGAAGTATACACATTCAAAGTCCACGTTTTTTATTGGAATTCTGTGTTTATTCATGTTTTTCGTATTAATTGGTTGTGGGCAATCTGATGAACAAACATCTGCTGAGGAACAAGATGAAGAAAGCAATGGAGGGGGCCAGGAAACAGAGAATCAGGAACCATTAGAAGTATCTCATGCGCTGGGAACAACTACGATCGAAGAAAAGCCTGAACGAATTGTGACTTTATATCAAGGGGCAACAGATGCTGCAGTAGCGTTTGGTATCACGCCTGTTGGAATTGTAGAGTCATGGCGTGAACAACCAATATATGAATATTTAAGAGACGATTTAAAAGATATACCTATTGTAGGGCAAGAGACACAGCCGAATTTGGAAGAAATTCATCAGTTGGATCCAGATCTTATTATTGCATCTCAATTAAGACACGAAGAAATTTATGATCAATTATCAGCAATTGCTCCTACTGTTATGCATGAAACCGTTTTTGAATTTAAAGAGACAGTTGAATTGATGGGTGAAGCTATGATGGAAGAAGATAAAGCATCCGAACTTTTAAATGCATGGGATGACAGAGTGGCGAATTTACAGGATAAATTAGAAACTACATACGGTGATCAATGGCCATACCATGTATCCGTTTTAAATTTTCGAGCAGATCACGCCCGAATTTATGTGACAGGATTTGCTGGCTCAATTTTGGATGAATTAGGATTCGAAGGACCAAAAGAGCTTACTGATGACTCTCAAGCAGTCTTGAAACTAACAGATAAAGAAAGCATTACAGAAATGAATGCTGATGTTTTCTATTTGTTTATGGATGATGAGGAAGCGGTACAAAAAACGTATCAAGAATGGACAGAGCATCCATTATGGGATGAACTTGATGCTGCAAAAACCGATCAAATCCATCGTGTAGACGAAGTCATTTGGAATATGGGTGGGGGGATTATTGCCGCTAACTTAATGTTAGATGACATATCTGATCGTTTAGAGATACAAGAATAG
- a CDS encoding YjcZ family sporulation protein: MSGYDHGGGFALIVVLFILLIIIGASFVKY, from the coding sequence ATGTCTGGCTATGATCACGGAGGCGGTTTTGCGCTTATCGTCGTTTTATTTATCCTTCTAATCATTATAGGAGCTAGTTTTGTGAAATATTAA
- a CDS encoding DUF421 domain-containing protein produces the protein MLLFIGQIIILFIIYVVAIRILGKIALAQLTPHDFGAVFFLAYILFGSLEIDGITQSVVGVITIILLYLTISKLSLWNKLDKLLIGDSTFLVRDGKINIDSLRKSHFTLLELLATIRNAGYFDISEVDYAILEPNGKISILPKKDKVSLTPGHLGLSTEDRGLPIIVIMEGEIQHNNLSIMDKNELWLKKELISKGYDQIDKILFATVRDKDNYLQVYTEQKDTY, from the coding sequence GTGCTTTTATTTATTGGGCAGATAATTATTCTATTTATTATTTATGTTGTAGCTATTCGAATTTTAGGGAAAATCGCATTAGCACAACTTACACCACATGACTTTGGAGCAGTATTTTTTTTAGCATACATACTTTTTGGTTCATTAGAGATAGATGGCATTACCCAAAGTGTTGTTGGAGTTATTACAATCATATTACTTTATTTAACTATTTCAAAATTGAGCCTTTGGAATAAATTAGATAAACTTCTTATTGGAGATTCAACCTTTTTGGTCAGAGATGGAAAAATAAATATTGATAGCTTACGAAAGAGTCATTTCACATTATTAGAATTATTGGCAACCATTCGCAATGCTGGCTATTTTGATATTAGTGAGGTTGATTACGCAATACTCGAACCCAATGGAAAAATTAGTATTTTACCCAAAAAAGATAAAGTATCTTTAACACCTGGTCATTTAGGGTTAAGTACAGAGGATAGAGGCTTGCCTATTATAGTTATTATGGAAGGAGAAATTCAACACAATAACTTATCTATTATGGATAAAAATGAACTTTGGTTAAAAAAGGAACTCATTTCAAAAGGATATGATCAGATTGATAAAATACTTTTTGCCACAGTTAGAGATAAAGATAATTACCTACAGGTTTATACAGAACAAAAAGATACATATTAA